A DNA window from Candidatus Protochlamydia naegleriophila contains the following coding sequences:
- the murB gene encoding UDP-N-acetylmuramate dehydrogenase, with the protein MNIPNDFQSNRLLKDFTTFGIGGPAKHFVEVRTLSAMQQVLHYCHQNKLPFFILGKGSNSLFDDRGFNGVVIANRIDFLEKIQPDQWHVGAGYSFSLLGSQTARQGFSGLEFASGIPASVGGAVYMNAGANGRETAESLISVEFVNSQGELIHFNRSDLSFHYRTSPFQKLPGAIVSATFQLTPSETAREKQLAIIDYRKKTQPYKAKSAGCVFRNPDCGHAGALIDQAGLKGKAIGDAEVSTVHANFVINRGMASSQDILALIHHIQIEVKARTGVELESEVRCIAYEPSKADAC; encoded by the coding sequence ATGAACATTCCTAATGATTTTCAAAGCAACCGCTTATTAAAAGATTTTACGACATTTGGAATCGGTGGACCAGCCAAGCATTTCGTTGAAGTTCGCACACTTTCCGCTATGCAGCAGGTTCTTCACTACTGCCATCAAAATAAGCTCCCTTTTTTCATATTGGGAAAAGGGTCTAATTCTTTATTTGACGATCGAGGATTCAATGGTGTCGTCATTGCCAATCGCATCGATTTTCTAGAAAAAATCCAGCCAGACCAGTGGCATGTCGGTGCTGGTTACAGCTTTTCACTGTTAGGCTCTCAAACAGCTCGTCAAGGCTTTTCAGGATTAGAATTTGCTTCTGGAATTCCAGCAAGCGTCGGCGGAGCGGTTTATATGAATGCAGGAGCAAATGGGCGGGAAACTGCAGAGTCCTTAATCAGTGTAGAGTTTGTGAATTCCCAAGGAGAGCTCATCCACTTCAACCGCTCAGATCTCTCTTTTCATTACCGAACTTCTCCTTTCCAGAAGCTGCCTGGAGCAATTGTATCTGCTACTTTCCAACTGACGCCTTCTGAGACCGCCCGCGAAAAACAGCTGGCAATCATCGACTACCGCAAAAAAACACAGCCCTATAAAGCGAAATCTGCAGGTTGCGTGTTTCGCAATCCAGACTGCGGTCATGCCGGAGCGTTAATCGATCAGGCAGGCCTAAAAGGAAAAGCGATCGGCGATGCAGAAGTCTCGACCGTACACGCCAATTTTGTGATCAATCGTGGAATGGCCTCATCACAAGATATTTTAGCACTCATCCATCACATTCAAATCGAAGTAAAAGCTCGAACGGGTGTTGAGTTGGAAAGTGAAGTGCGCTGCATTGCCTACGAGCCATCCAAGGCAGATGCATGTTAG
- a CDS encoding PHP domain-containing protein produces the protein MLDFRADLHCHSTCSDGTATPQEIIELACQKGLQGLSITDHDTIEAYKEAIPIAKAKGLPLVSGVEFSAVHKETSIHILAYSFPLHSPLILDFCHKHYQRRLLRNQAILDRLTAHGMPLTLEDVHPQTLVSQVSMGRPHIALAMLKKGYVTTIQQAFHDYIGEGKSCYEPGHTFSVEETLDLIHRAKGLAVIAHPHLVENIGIIRDLLTMKFDGIEGYYARFPKSKQERWVKIGQHRGWLVTGGSDFHGTIKPTLPLGSSWVGEETFNVLLEHFKQHTID, from the coding sequence ATGTTAGATTTTCGAGCAGACCTTCACTGTCACAGTACCTGTTCAGACGGGACAGCCACACCACAAGAAATCATTGAGCTCGCTTGCCAAAAAGGATTGCAAGGCCTTTCGATTACAGACCATGATACGATTGAAGCCTATAAGGAAGCCATCCCTATTGCAAAAGCCAAAGGCCTCCCCCTCGTTTCAGGCGTCGAGTTTTCGGCCGTCCATAAAGAAACCAGCATTCATATTTTAGCTTACAGCTTTCCTTTGCATTCACCCTTGATTTTAGATTTTTGCCATAAACACTATCAAAGGCGCTTACTGCGCAATCAAGCCATTTTAGATCGCCTGACCGCACATGGAATGCCGTTAACGCTTGAAGATGTGCATCCCCAAACCCTTGTATCTCAAGTAAGCATGGGACGCCCCCATATTGCCTTAGCCATGTTAAAGAAAGGGTACGTGACCACTATTCAACAAGCCTTTCACGATTATATTGGCGAGGGAAAAAGCTGTTATGAGCCAGGCCACACCTTTAGCGTCGAAGAGACCCTCGATCTCATTCATCGCGCCAAAGGGCTTGCAGTCATCGCCCACCCGCATCTAGTAGAAAATATCGGCATCATTCGCGATCTTTTAACGATGAAGTTCGATGGCATTGAGGGATATTACGCACGCTTTCCAAAATCTAAGCAGGAACGCTGGGTCAAAATCGGCCAGCATCGAGGATGGCTTGTAACTGGAGGCTCCGATTTTCATGGCACCATCAAGCCAACTCTTCCTCTTGGCAGCTCATGGGTCGGAGAAGAGACTTTTAACGTTCTACTCGAGCATTTCAAACAACATACAATTGATTAA
- a CDS encoding bifunctional folylpolyglutamate synthase/dihydrofolate synthase has product MTYKELIQRLFSINLFGGIKMGLTNCYQLQRLLNFPDHAFPTIHVAGTNGKGSVVTKIAKALQESGYRVGLYTSPHLCCFRERIRINQDMISESSVETILPHLFELTTVHAIPATFFELTTLLALTYFAREKVDVAVLETGLGGRLDATNIVSPLLSIITSISLDHTDILGSTEEAIAKEKAGIIKSGIPVIIGPKTPHRQLLDIAHANNSPCIKVHSLSPLFEEENKAIAHTALNHLKSSFKLPPEAIAKGLEAKQPCRFEVLQGSPAVILDVAHNPDGLQRLFQATKKHFPEHSIRVLFGLSKGKDLDGCLTILRNNAAAFHIVEAPNGRGAAISELKARLANLGVEPSPIHTHSEIQKGIQNAVQAAKLHNQILLICGSFFIMSQARQALGINEPRDEIDLNERHGPAKPSSEWNR; this is encoded by the coding sequence ATGACCTACAAGGAACTTATCCAACGCTTATTTAGCATCAATCTCTTTGGCGGCATAAAAATGGGATTGACCAATTGCTACCAACTGCAAAGACTCCTCAACTTCCCGGATCACGCATTTCCAACCATCCACGTCGCGGGAACCAACGGTAAAGGATCGGTCGTCACAAAAATTGCAAAAGCCTTGCAAGAATCAGGCTATCGCGTGGGCCTGTATACCTCTCCTCATCTCTGCTGCTTTCGCGAAAGAATTCGAATCAATCAAGACATGATTTCCGAATCGTCTGTAGAAACCATTCTTCCCCATCTATTTGAGCTAACTACTGTGCATGCAATTCCTGCCACTTTTTTTGAACTCACCACTTTATTAGCCCTAACCTACTTTGCGAGAGAAAAAGTGGATGTTGCCGTTTTGGAGACAGGATTGGGAGGGCGTCTGGATGCAACCAATATTGTCTCCCCTCTTTTATCGATCATCACCTCAATTAGCTTGGACCACACCGACATTTTGGGATCAACAGAAGAAGCCATAGCCAAAGAAAAAGCCGGCATCATCAAATCGGGTATTCCCGTAATTATAGGTCCTAAAACGCCCCATCGACAACTCTTAGACATCGCTCACGCAAATAACAGCCCATGCATCAAAGTACATTCCCTTTCTCCTTTGTTCGAAGAAGAAAATAAAGCCATTGCTCATACGGCTTTGAACCATTTAAAAAGCAGTTTTAAACTTCCCCCGGAAGCCATAGCAAAAGGATTGGAAGCAAAACAGCCTTGCCGTTTCGAAGTGTTGCAAGGCTCGCCAGCTGTCATTTTAGATGTCGCTCATAACCCCGATGGCCTGCAGCGCCTCTTCCAAGCAACAAAAAAACATTTTCCAGAACATTCAATAAGAGTTCTATTCGGATTGTCGAAAGGAAAGGATCTTGACGGATGTTTAACTATTTTAAGAAACAATGCCGCTGCTTTTCATATCGTGGAAGCTCCCAATGGAAGAGGGGCTGCAATCAGCGAGTTGAAGGCACGCCTCGCCAATCTGGGTGTTGAACCAAGCCCCATTCACACCCATTCCGAGATTCAAAAAGGCATCCAAAATGCCGTACAAGCAGCTAAACTGCATAACCAAATCCTCCTGATCTGCGGCTCTTTTTTCATCATGAGTCAAGCAAGGCAAGCGCTTGGAATCAATGAACCACGCGATGAGATCGACCTCAACGAACGACATGGACCCGCCAAACCATCAAGTGAATGGAATCGTTGA